From a region of the Thiorhodovibrio winogradskyi genome:
- a CDS encoding Uma2 family endonuclease encodes MTALAEERLISVEDYLEGEKNSTVRHEYVAGQVFAMTGSSEAHNRINANLAFHLRAATRGTPCGMFINDMKVSVPSQQAYYYPDVMLSCEGYDAKSYVKFAPCLIAEVLSPSTKQIDRREKLLGYRQLASLCYYLVIAQDRALMEVWQRDAAGASESGWVQQRLTAPDAALTIDCPPVSCTLRLADLYEDVRLPEASD; translated from the coding sequence ATGACCGCACTGGCCGAAGAGCGCTTGATCAGCGTTGAAGACTATCTGGAAGGCGAGAAAAACAGTACAGTGCGCCACGAGTATGTTGCCGGTCAGGTGTTTGCGATGACCGGTTCTAGCGAGGCGCATAATCGGATTAACGCCAATCTGGCCTTTCATCTGCGCGCTGCGACACGCGGCACGCCCTGCGGCATGTTCATCAACGACATGAAGGTCTCGGTGCCTTCACAGCAGGCCTATTACTACCCGGATGTGATGCTGAGTTGCGAAGGTTATGATGCCAAATCTTATGTGAAATTCGCGCCCTGCCTGATTGCCGAGGTGCTCTCACCCAGTACCAAACAGATTGACCGACGCGAAAAACTGCTCGGTTACCGTCAGCTCGCATCGCTGTGCTACTACTTGGTGATCGCCCAGGATCGCGCCCTGATGGAAGTCTGGCAGCGCGACGCTGCCGGCGCCTCGGAAAGCGGCTGGGTTCAGCAGCGTCTGACCGCTCCGGATGCGGCATTGACGATCGACTGCCCGCCGGTGAGCTGCACCTTGCGACTGGCCGATCTGTATGAAGATGTCCGACTGCCCGAAGCCAGCGATTAA
- the leuC gene encoding 3-isopropylmalate dehydratase large subunit, whose product MSPRTLYDKIWEAHLVRVDDTATSASVTSGATALLYIDRQLVHEVTSPQAFEGLRLAGRKPRRPQANLAVPDHNVPTLDRHLGIADPVSRIQVETLINNCHEFGIQVFDMDDRRQGIVHVIGPEQGFTQPGMTIVCGDSHTSTHGAFGALSFGVGTSEVEHVLATQCLTQKKSKSMLVSVDGQLGAGVTAKDIVLAIIGEIGTAGGTGHVIEYSGEAIRALSMEGRMTVCNMAIEAGARAGLIGIDQITVDYLRGRPLAPKGEEFERAAAYWLSLNSDPGAEYDRVVHLDAASIRPQVTWGTSPEMVVPVDGAVPDPDEIADPVKAGSYRHALAYMGLEPGVAIRDIALDKVFIGSCTNGRIEDLRAAAEVARGKRVAGSIKQALVVPGSGLVKEQAEAEGLDRIFTEAGFEWREPGCSMCLAMNADRLEPGERCASTSNRNFEGRQGQGGRTHLVSPAMAAAAAIRGHFVDVREI is encoded by the coding sequence ATGAGTCCGAGGACGCTCTACGACAAAATCTGGGAGGCGCATCTGGTGCGGGTCGATGACACCGCGACATCGGCCTCCGTGACATCGGGAGCCACCGCGCTTCTGTATATCGACCGGCAACTGGTGCATGAGGTCACCTCGCCGCAGGCCTTTGAAGGGCTGCGGCTGGCGGGGCGCAAACCCAGGCGGCCCCAGGCGAATCTGGCGGTGCCGGACCACAATGTACCCACTCTTGATCGGCATCTGGGCATTGCCGATCCAGTCTCGCGCATTCAGGTCGAAACGCTGATCAATAACTGCCACGAGTTTGGCATCCAGGTGTTCGACATGGATGATCGGCGCCAGGGCATTGTGCATGTGATTGGCCCGGAGCAGGGTTTCACCCAGCCTGGCATGACCATTGTTTGCGGCGACAGTCATACCTCCACCCATGGCGCCTTTGGTGCCCTGTCGTTTGGTGTGGGTACCTCGGAGGTGGAGCACGTTCTGGCAACACAATGCCTGACGCAGAAAAAGTCCAAGTCCATGCTGGTCAGCGTCGATGGACAGCTGGGTGCCGGCGTGACGGCCAAGGACATTGTGCTCGCCATTATCGGCGAGATTGGCACCGCTGGCGGGACTGGCCATGTGATCGAATACTCAGGTGAAGCCATTCGCGCGCTCAGCATGGAAGGGCGCATGACGGTCTGCAACATGGCGATTGAGGCCGGTGCGCGCGCCGGGCTGATCGGCATTGATCAAATCACCGTCGACTATCTGCGTGGTCGGCCGCTGGCGCCGAAAGGAGAGGAGTTCGAGCGCGCGGCCGCCTATTGGCTGAGCCTGAATTCCGACCCCGGCGCCGAGTATGACCGGGTGGTGCATCTGGATGCCGCCAGCATCCGCCCGCAGGTCACCTGGGGCACCTCGCCCGAGATGGTCGTCCCGGTGGATGGCGCCGTGCCTGACCCGGACGAGATCGCCGATCCGGTCAAGGCCGGCAGCTATCGCCATGCGCTGGCCTACATGGGGCTGGAGCCGGGTGTGGCGATCCGCGACATTGCGCTGGATAAAGTCTTCATCGGCTCTTGCACCAATGGCCGTATCGAGGACTTGCGCGCGGCGGCCGAGGTCGCCAGGGGCAAACGGGTGGCTGGCTCCATCAAGCAGGCGTTGGTGGTGCCGGGCTCCGGCCTGGTCAAGGAGCAGGCCGAGGCCGAGGGACTGGATCGGATTTTCACCGAGGCCGGCTTTGAATGGCGCGAGCCGGGTTGTTCCATGTGTTTGGCGATGAATGCCGACCGGCTCGAACCGGGCGAACGCTGTGCCTCGACCAGCAATCGCAATTTCGAGGGCCGGCAAGGGCAGGGTGGTCGCACCCATTTGGTCAGCCCGGCGATGGCGGCGGCGGCGGCCATCCGGGGTCATTTTGTCGACGTGCGGGAGATCTAA
- the serB gene encoding phosphoserine phosphatase SerB has product MQEVVLIEVSGRDRPGITMTLTETLIGKGVGEGARDRVRILDIGQSVIHNTLALGILVELPADSSGCQVFRELLFAAHRLGLDARFTPIESNAYEEWVREQGQPRHILTLLGAVINAEHIARVAAVVSRNGLNIDQITRLSGRISQHQEVADQHQRTSGSRPACVELWLRGPVPDISALHASFLELGKQLDVDIAIQEDDIFRRNRRLVCFDMDSTLIQTEVIDELAAAAGVGEQVAAITERAMRGELDFSASFRERVALLEGLEESVLAEIATRLPITEGAERLTHSLKALGYRIAILSGGFTYFAEHLKQRLAIDIVHANPLDIKNGRLTGQVTAPIVDGARKAQLLREIATQEGIRLEQVIAVGDGANDLPMLAIAGLGIAFHAKPLVKEQARHSLAAVGLDGILYLLGMRDRDLEHLRQ; this is encoded by the coding sequence ATGCAAGAAGTTGTCCTGATCGAAGTCAGCGGGCGCGACCGCCCCGGCATCACCATGACCCTGACCGAGACCCTGATCGGAAAAGGGGTGGGAGAAGGGGCGCGCGACCGGGTGCGCATTCTCGACATCGGCCAATCGGTGATCCATAACACCCTGGCACTTGGCATTCTGGTCGAGCTGCCGGCCGACAGCAGCGGCTGCCAGGTCTTTCGCGAACTGCTGTTTGCCGCCCATCGCCTGGGGCTGGACGCGCGCTTCACCCCCATTGAATCCAACGCCTATGAGGAGTGGGTGCGCGAGCAAGGCCAACCCCGCCATATCCTGACCCTGCTGGGTGCCGTGATCAATGCCGAGCACATCGCCCGGGTCGCGGCTGTCGTCAGCCGCAATGGACTGAATATCGACCAGATCACCCGACTCTCCGGGCGCATTTCCCAGCACCAGGAGGTTGCCGACCAGCATCAAAGGACATCCGGCAGCCGCCCCGCCTGCGTGGAGCTGTGGTTGCGCGGGCCGGTGCCGGATATCTCCGCGCTCCATGCCAGCTTTCTGGAGTTGGGCAAGCAGCTTGATGTCGACATTGCCATTCAGGAAGACGACATTTTCCGCCGCAACCGCCGACTGGTGTGCTTCGACATGGACTCGACGCTCATCCAGACCGAAGTCATCGACGAACTCGCCGCCGCCGCTGGCGTTGGCGAGCAAGTCGCGGCCATCACCGAGCGCGCCATGCGCGGGGAGCTGGACTTCAGTGCCAGCTTCCGCGAGCGCGTCGCCCTGCTTGAAGGGCTAGAGGAATCCGTGCTGGCCGAGATCGCCACGCGCTTGCCGATCACCGAAGGGGCCGAGCGCTTGACTCACAGCCTGAAAGCGCTCGGCTACCGCATTGCCATTCTTTCTGGCGGCTTCACCTACTTTGCCGAGCATCTCAAACAGCGGCTCGCTATCGACATCGTGCATGCCAACCCGCTCGACATCAAAAACGGCCGCCTGACTGGCCAGGTCACCGCTCCCATTGTCGACGGTGCGCGCAAGGCCCAGCTGCTGCGAGAAATAGCAACCCAGGAAGGCATTCGCCTAGAGCAGGTCATCGCCGTCGGTGACGGCGCCAACGACCTCCCCATGCTGGCCATTGCCGGTCTGGGCATCGCCTTCCACGCCAAACCGCTGGTCAAGGAACAGGCGCGACACTCACTGGCCGCCGTCGGCCTCGACGGCATCCTTTATCTGCTTGGCATGCGCGACCGGGATCTGGAGCACCTGCGGCAGTAA
- a CDS encoding Uma2 family endonuclease, with translation MASQPYANTQGPFRVEQLREGDRYELSQGHPIYCAPSGRDHAGRNLAGGGALETDPDVEWAGVDAGFTPESGTLRAPDVAVAAAGKERGWIPGVPPLAVEYAGSGQDEQELEDKISELLAHGTQQVWVVRLVGPRRVEVRQPNQAMRVLGPGDLLRAPGILRNPVPVEALYDRDASHAVMLRNLLQRAGYESVEAIRMQELIESILDLLADRGLWLDDRQRARIETCRDRAQLKAWLLAAARASNPADLFDTPA, from the coding sequence ATGGCAAGCCAACCCTATGCAAACACCCAGGGGCCCTTTCGCGTCGAGCAATTGCGCGAAGGGGATCGCTACGAACTCAGCCAGGGTCACCCCATCTACTGCGCCCCGTCAGGGCGTGATCACGCCGGACGCAATCTTGCCGGCGGCGGCGCGCTGGAGACTGACCCGGATGTCGAATGGGCCGGGGTCGATGCCGGTTTCACCCCCGAATCCGGCACTCTGCGTGCCCCTGATGTCGCCGTGGCCGCCGCTGGTAAGGAGCGCGGCTGGATTCCCGGGGTGCCGCCACTGGCGGTCGAATATGCCGGATCCGGGCAGGACGAGCAGGAACTGGAAGACAAGATCAGCGAACTGCTCGCGCATGGCACCCAACAGGTCTGGGTGGTGCGCCTGGTCGGGCCGCGCCGGGTCGAGGTGCGTCAGCCCAACCAAGCCATGCGGGTGCTCGGCCCCGGCGATCTTCTCAGGGCACCTGGCATCCTGCGCAATCCGGTCCCTGTCGAGGCCCTGTATGATCGCGATGCCAGCCATGCAGTCATGCTGCGCAATCTGCTGCAACGCGCCGGCTATGAGAGCGTTGAGGCGATTCGCATGCAGGAGTTGATCGAATCCATCCTTGATTTGCTGGCAGATCGAGGCCTGTGGCTCGATGACCGCCAACGCGCGCGCATCGAAACATGCCGGGACCGCGCCCAACTCAAAGCCTGGCTGCTCGCCGCCGCGCGCGCGAGCAATCCCGCCGATCTCTTTGACACACCAGCTTAA
- the leuD gene encoding 3-isopropylmalate dehydratase small subunit, whose product MQPFENFTSVVVPLDRANIDTDAIIPKQFLKSIQRTGFGPYLFDEWRYLDHGEPGMDCTDRPLNKDFVLNDPRYQGARILLARHNFGCGSSREHAPWALADYGFRVLIAPSFADIFHQNAMKNGILPVVLDSALVDELFALAGDEEPLTIEVDLHNLRLSPNGRAQIEIDIDPFHHRCLIHGLDDIGLTLEHADAITAYEQQRAAEAPWLFA is encoded by the coding sequence ATGCAGCCGTTTGAAAATTTCACCAGCGTGGTGGTGCCGCTTGATCGTGCCAATATCGACACTGACGCCATCATTCCCAAGCAGTTTTTGAAATCCATCCAGCGCACCGGCTTTGGGCCCTATCTGTTCGATGAATGGCGTTATCTCGATCACGGCGAGCCGGGCATGGATTGCACCGACAGACCGCTGAACAAGGACTTTGTCCTCAACGATCCGCGCTACCAGGGGGCAAGGATTCTGCTTGCGCGCCATAATTTTGGCTGCGGCTCCTCGCGCGAGCATGCCCCCTGGGCGCTGGCGGACTATGGCTTCCGGGTGCTGATCGCGCCGAGCTTTGCCGATATTTTTCACCAGAATGCGATGAAGAACGGCATCCTGCCGGTGGTGCTCGATTCGGCGCTGGTCGATGAACTCTTCGCGCTGGCTGGCGATGAGGAGCCTTTGACCATTGAGGTCGATCTGCACAATCTGAGACTCAGTCCGAATGGGCGTGCCCAGATTGAGATCGATATCGATCCCTTTCATCATCGCTGCCTGATCCATGGCCTGGATGACATCGGCCTGACGCTGGAACATGCCGATGCCATCACCGCCTATGAACAACAGCGCGCGGCCGAGGCGCCCTGGTTATTCGCTTAA
- the leuB gene encoding 3-isopropylmalate dehydrogenase gives MSKTILILPGDGIGPEIIAEAVKVLECLRDDFALAIDMHQALVGGCAYDATGSPLPEDTLSQAKYADAVLLGAVGGPKWEPLPIAVRPEKGLLGLRAGLGLFANLRPAILYPQLADASTLKPDVVAGLDLMIIRELTGGIYFGQPRGVETLPSGERRGFNTLVYTESEIERICRVAFDIAMKRNRRVCSVDKANVLEATELWREVATRVGQDYPEVSLSHMYVDNAAMQLVRAPKQFDVMVTTNMFGDILSDCAAMLTGSIGMLPSAALNESGQGMYEPIHGSAPDIAGKGVANPLATILSVAMMLRYSLGAPEQAERVERAVESILDQGLRSADLASPGTTRVGTAAMGDAVVSALREAG, from the coding sequence TTGTCCAAGACCATTCTGATTTTGCCGGGTGACGGCATCGGCCCGGAAATCATCGCCGAGGCGGTGAAAGTGCTCGAATGCCTGCGCGATGACTTCGCCCTCGCCATCGACATGCACCAGGCTCTCGTCGGCGGCTGTGCCTACGACGCCACCGGCTCGCCGCTGCCCGAGGACACCCTGAGCCAAGCCAAGTACGCCGATGCCGTGCTGCTTGGCGCCGTGGGTGGGCCGAAATGGGAGCCCCTGCCCATTGCCGTGCGCCCGGAGAAGGGTCTGCTGGGCTTGCGCGCGGGCCTCGGACTGTTCGCGAATCTGCGCCCGGCGATTCTCTATCCGCAGCTGGCGGATGCCTCCACGCTCAAGCCCGATGTGGTGGCCGGACTCGATCTCATGATTATCCGCGAGCTGACCGGCGGCATTTATTTTGGTCAGCCGCGCGGAGTCGAGACGCTGCCATCAGGCGAGCGGCGCGGCTTCAACACCCTGGTCTATACCGAATCCGAGATTGAGCGCATCTGCCGGGTGGCCTTCGACATTGCCATGAAGCGTAACAGGCGCGTGTGCTCGGTCGACAAGGCCAATGTGCTGGAGGCCACCGAGTTGTGGCGCGAGGTCGCCACACGGGTCGGCCAGGATTACCCCGAGGTCAGCTTAAGCCACATGTATGTCGACAACGCCGCCATGCAACTGGTGCGCGCGCCCAAGCAGTTCGATGTGATGGTCACCACCAACATGTTCGGCGACATCCTGTCCGATTGCGCCGCCATGCTGACCGGTTCCATCGGCATGCTGCCCTCGGCGGCGCTCAATGAAAGCGGGCAGGGCATGTATGAGCCCATTCATGGCTCGGCGCCCGATATCGCCGGCAAGGGCGTGGCCAATCCACTCGCGACCATTCTGTCTGTCGCCATGATGCTGCGCTACTCCTTGGGCGCGCCCGAGCAGGCCGAGCGTGTCGAGCGCGCGGTGGAGTCGATTCTCGATCAAGGTTTGCGCAGTGCCGATCTGGCCTCGCCTGGCACCACCAGGGTTGGGACCGCCGCCATGGGTGATGCCGTGGTGAGCGCACTGCGCGAGGCAGGCTGA
- a CDS encoding Uma2 family endonuclease — protein sequence MLAVEEPLISVEEYLEGEKVSEIRHEYVAGQVYAMTGTSKAHNQININLAFHLRAVTRGQSCKVFVSDIKVRVPAQDAFYYPDLILTCEPDHQDDYVISAPCLIAEVLSPSTKRIDSRHKWLGYQQLSSLRYYLLIVQDRPFVECYARQGDTWCYQALSRMEDALPIDCPPITLQLNLADLYEEVTLP from the coding sequence ATGCTCGCTGTGGAAGAACCTTTGATCAGTGTCGAGGAGTATCTCGAAGGGGAGAAGGTCAGCGAGATACGCCATGAATATGTCGCCGGTCAGGTCTATGCCATGACCGGGACCAGTAAGGCACATAATCAAATCAATATCAATTTAGCCTTTCATCTGCGTGCCGTCACGCGGGGCCAATCCTGTAAGGTTTTTGTCAGCGACATCAAGGTTCGGGTACCCGCGCAAGACGCTTTTTACTATCCCGATCTGATCCTGACCTGCGAGCCGGATCATCAGGATGATTATGTCATCTCCGCGCCCTGTTTGATCGCCGAGGTGCTCTCACCCAGTACCAAACGCATCGACAGCCGCCATAAGTGGCTGGGTTATCAGCAGCTTTCATCCTTGCGCTATTATCTGCTGATCGTCCAGGATCGGCCTTTCGTTGAGTGTTATGCGCGCCAGGGAGATACCTGGTGCTACCAAGCGTTAAGCCGTATGGAAGATGCCCTGCCGATTGACTGTCCGCCTATAACACTCCAACTGAATCTGGCGGATCTCTATGAGGAGGTGACCTTGCCATGA
- a CDS encoding Ni/Fe hydrogenase subunit alpha encodes MSRTITIEPVTRIEGHARISLQLADTGEVEDARFHLTQFRGFEKFCEGRPYREMPALTARTCGICPVSHLLASNKACDDLLAVSIPPTAEKLRRVMNLAQLVQSHALSFFHLSSPDLLLGWDADPQSRNVFGVMQQYPDLARDGIRLRQIGQTIIEILGGKKIHPTWVVPGGVSEPLSEEKHKAIQTMLPEGLEIAKRTYASFKTLLPKFKDEASHFGNLPTLFLSLVSETGQLEHTTGLLRVKDAQGRIIEDKVPPRDYKRLIGEAVEDFSYMKFPYYKPMGYPRGIYRVGPLARLNNADSCGTPYADVALAEFRTLQEDAGPVASSFHYHYARLVEIIHAIERMQRILKEPDILDTRVRAHARGNREEGIGVSEAPRGTLMHHYKIDEHGLIKWVDLIIATGHNNLAMNRSIKQVADAYVDGNQLKEGMLNRVEAVIRCYDPCLSCASHAFGQMPLVIELKDASGEVIDRLCRD; translated from the coding sequence ATGAGCCGCACCATCACCATCGAGCCGGTTACCCGCATCGAAGGGCACGCGCGCATTTCCCTGCAACTCGCCGACACCGGCGAGGTGGAAGATGCCCGTTTTCATCTGACCCAATTTCGCGGCTTTGAGAAATTCTGCGAGGGCCGCCCTTACCGGGAGATGCCAGCGCTGACCGCGCGGACCTGCGGCATCTGCCCGGTCAGCCATTTGCTCGCCTCCAACAAAGCCTGCGATGACCTGCTCGCGGTCAGCATTCCGCCGACCGCCGAGAAGCTGCGCCGAGTGATGAACCTGGCCCAGCTGGTGCAGTCGCACGCGCTCTCCTTCTTCCATCTATCCTCACCCGACCTGCTACTGGGCTGGGATGCCGATCCCCAAAGCCGTAATGTCTTTGGTGTCATGCAGCAGTACCCGGACCTGGCCAGGGACGGCATCCGTCTGCGCCAAATCGGCCAGACCATCATCGAGATTCTGGGTGGCAAAAAAATCCACCCCACCTGGGTGGTGCCCGGCGGCGTCAGCGAACCACTCTCCGAGGAGAAACACAAGGCCATCCAGACAATGCTGCCCGAGGGGCTGGAAATCGCCAAGCGCACCTATGCCAGTTTCAAGACCCTGCTGCCCAAGTTCAAGGACGAGGCCAGCCACTTTGGCAACCTGCCAACCCTGTTCCTGAGCCTGGTCTCGGAGACGGGCCAGCTTGAGCACACCACTGGCCTGCTGCGGGTGAAAGACGCCCAGGGTCGCATCATCGAGGACAAGGTTCCGCCGCGTGACTACAAGCGCCTGATTGGCGAGGCGGTGGAGGACTTCTCCTACATGAAGTTTCCCTACTACAAGCCCATGGGTTATCCGCGCGGCATCTATCGCGTCGGCCCCCTGGCGCGGCTGAACAACGCCGACTCCTGCGGCACTCCTTATGCCGATGTCGCCCTGGCCGAATTCCGCACCCTGCAGGAAGACGCGGGTCCGGTGGCTTCCAGTTTTCACTATCACTACGCGCGGCTAGTGGAAATCATCCATGCCATTGAGCGTATGCAGCGGATTCTCAAAGAGCCCGACATTCTCGATACCCGGGTGCGCGCTCATGCGCGGGGCAACCGCGAGGAGGGGATTGGCGTGTCCGAGGCACCGCGTGGCACTCTGATGCACCATTACAAGATTGACGAGCACGGCCTGATTAAATGGGTGGATCTCATCATCGCCACCGGCCATAACAACCTGGCAATGAACCGCAGCATCAAGCAGGTCGCCGATGCCTATGTCGATGGCAATCAACTCAAAGAGGGCATGCTCAACCGCGTCGAGGCAGTGATTCGCTGCTACGATCCCTGTCTGTCCTGCGCCTCGCATGCCTTCGGACAAATGCCACTGGTCATTGAGCTCAAGGATGCAAGCGGAGAAGTGATTGATCGCCTCTGTCGCGACTGA
- a CDS encoding hydrogenase maturation protease, whose product MSATALVIGYGSPIRGDDAIGPLVADRLQQLALPDWVRVEARHILTAELAADMARMARVIFLDAGVDLPPGELRCQPLQPDTSALSSMAHFHDPRELLAWCQGLYGRVPEAWLITAGGAEFDYGHFRLSDTAAAAVQPMMQAVLEQLGLHTPPAESALIGS is encoded by the coding sequence GTGAGCGCGACCGCCCTGGTCATCGGCTACGGCAGCCCCATTCGCGGCGACGACGCCATCGGTCCGCTGGTGGCCGACCGGCTGCAACAGCTTGCCCTTCCGGATTGGGTGCGGGTGGAGGCCCGTCACATACTGACCGCGGAGCTTGCCGCCGACATGGCGCGGATGGCGCGGGTGATTTTTCTCGATGCCGGCGTGGATCTGCCACCCGGGGAGCTGCGCTGCCAACCCCTGCAGCCTGACACCAGCGCCCTCTCGAGCATGGCGCATTTTCACGACCCGCGCGAACTTCTGGCCTGGTGCCAGGGGCTCTATGGGCGGGTGCCAGAGGCCTGGTTGATCACCGCTGGCGGCGCCGAGTTCGACTACGGACATTTTCGCCTGAGCGACACCGCCGCCGCCGCGGTCCAACCCATGATGCAGGCCGTGCTGGAGCAGCTCGGCCTGCACACTCCACCAGCCGAGAGCGCATTGATCGGGAGCTAG
- a CDS encoding glycogen synthase, giving the protein MRIAILAAECAPVAKAGGLGDFVHGLGRALQAAGAHVEILLPDYDCLRHELIQDRQVLREDLPLTFAGQALRCRVSSGRVDGLDCRFFAPQSNAAYFARGAIYGEPDDALRFACYCRAALEWSRQCSGWPDILHCNDWQTGLVPVLLYEDYAPRGPDPVPDPGLDAVRVCYSLHNLGHQGWVEPNVLTAVGLDASRLMTPDRLGNSAGSSSANLMQGGIVFSNFVTTVSPRYAWEALRTEQGCGLQDVLARKQAQGRFAGVLNGIDWSTWNPRGDPLIAQPFDADRLALKAANTAALRARLRLQAVNKPLLAIVSRLDRQKGVDLIAHALVYTLAKKGQCVLLGSAQEPQIQARFERLRDAYQSHPDAHLELGFDEALAHQIYAGADFILVPSLYEPCGLTQMIAMRYGCVPVVRRVGGLADTVFDANFCVKPPAERNGFVFDDAEPAELEFALDRAFGLWTDYPDQFKQLQINGMSIDHSWNGPAQDYLRIYRWLVGGDPLEEH; this is encoded by the coding sequence ATGCGTATTGCCATACTGGCCGCTGAATGCGCGCCGGTCGCCAAGGCCGGAGGTTTGGGGGATTTTGTCCATGGACTTGGGCGCGCCCTGCAGGCCGCGGGCGCCCATGTCGAAATTCTGCTGCCGGATTACGATTGCCTGCGCCATGAGTTGATTCAAGACCGGCAAGTGTTGCGCGAGGACTTGCCCCTGACCTTTGCCGGTCAGGCGCTGCGCTGCCGGGTCTCCTCGGGACGGGTCGATGGACTCGATTGCCGCTTTTTTGCTCCCCAGTCGAACGCGGCCTATTTTGCGCGCGGCGCCATCTACGGCGAGCCCGACGATGCTCTGCGCTTTGCCTGTTATTGCCGCGCTGCCCTTGAATGGTCGCGGCAATGCTCTGGTTGGCCGGACATCCTGCACTGCAATGACTGGCAAACCGGCCTGGTGCCCGTGCTCTTGTATGAAGACTACGCGCCACGCGGTCCGGATCCCGTTCCGGATCCCGGTTTGGATGCTGTTCGGGTGTGCTACTCCCTGCACAATCTCGGTCATCAAGGCTGGGTGGAACCCAATGTACTGACGGCCGTGGGCCTGGATGCCAGCCGCCTGATGACGCCGGATCGGTTGGGGAACAGCGCCGGCTCGAGCAGCGCCAACCTGATGCAAGGTGGCATCGTGTTTTCCAATTTCGTCACCACCGTCTCGCCACGCTACGCCTGGGAGGCATTGCGCACCGAGCAGGGTTGTGGCCTGCAGGATGTTTTGGCCAGAAAACAGGCCCAGGGACGTTTTGCCGGGGTGCTAAATGGCATTGATTGGTCCACCTGGAATCCGCGCGGCGATCCCTTGATCGCCCAGCCTTTCGATGCCGACCGACTTGCACTTAAGGCCGCCAATACCGCCGCGCTGCGCGCGCGCCTGAGGCTGCAAGCGGTCAATAAGCCGTTGTTGGCCATTGTGAGCCGGCTCGACCGGCAAAAGGGTGTGGACCTTATCGCGCACGCCCTGGTTTACACGCTGGCCAAGAAAGGTCAGTGCGTCTTGCTCGGCAGTGCGCAGGAACCCCAGATTCAGGCGCGTTTCGAGCGCTTACGCGATGCGTACCAGAGCCATCCAGACGCTCACCTGGAGCTTGGCTTTGACGAGGCGCTGGCGCATCAGATCTACGCCGGCGCGGATTTCATTCTGGTACCCAGCCTTTACGAGCCCTGCGGGCTGACGCAGATGATCGCCATGCGCTATGGTTGCGTGCCTGTGGTGCGTCGGGTTGGCGGGTTGGCGGATACGGTGTTCGATGCCAATTTTTGCGTCAAACCACCCGCGGAGCGCAACGGCTTTGTGTTTGATGACGCCGAGCCGGCCGAGCTTGAATTCGCGCTCGATCGGGCATTTGGACTCTGGACAGACTATCCAGATCAGTTTAAACAGTTGCAGATCAACGGGATGAGCATTGACCACTCTTGGAATGGGCCGGCACAAGACTACTTGCGCATTTATCGCTGGCTGGTTGGTGGCGATCCGCTCGAGGAGCATTGA
- a CDS encoding CDP-alcohol phosphatidyltransferase family protein, which produces MRWQSLREGYARLYARYHPEPRRPYEYPINRYYAHPVDTLLTWVADRLGCSPNLATALSAAAGLAAAVALAAHWFIGAALLIQLHSLLNGVDGNLARHRGQSSTIGKRLDQLGDQLVRLVLFIVLVLVAHVPAWLGLAMLTTLYLDIALVTWVITPCAQGRPLIRARWKQWFMDRGLMPGFDIFTLYAVISLCLLVQAPVLAVILVTVFKTLDWSYHLWECARTWLVARERKG; this is translated from the coding sequence ATGCGTTGGCAAAGCCTGAGGGAAGGTTATGCGCGCTTGTACGCGCGCTATCACCCGGAACCACGCCGTCCCTACGAATACCCCATTAACCGCTACTATGCCCATCCGGTCGATACCCTGCTGACCTGGGTGGCGGATCGACTGGGCTGTTCGCCCAATCTGGCCACCGCACTCTCCGCCGCCGCTGGTTTGGCGGCAGCCGTGGCATTGGCCGCGCACTGGTTTATTGGTGCCGCCCTGCTGATTCAGCTTCACTCCCTGCTCAATGGTGTGGATGGAAATCTGGCGCGCCATCGGGGGCAGAGCAGCACCATTGGCAAGAGGCTTGATCAACTCGGCGATCAACTGGTGCGCCTGGTGCTTTTCATTGTTCTGGTGCTGGTGGCCCATGTTCCGGCCTGGCTTGGCCTGGCCATGCTCACCACCCTCTACCTGGACATTGCCCTGGTCACCTGGGTCATCACCCCTTGTGCCCAAGGCCGCCCGCTGATACGCGCGCGCTGGAAGCAGTGGTTCATGGACCGTGGCCTGATGCCCGGCTTCGATATTTTTACGCTCTATGCCGTCATTAGCCTGTGCCTGCTAGTGCAGGCGCCAGTGCTCGCGGTCATCTTGGTGACTGTGTTCAAGACCCTCGACTGGAGCTATCACCTGTGGGAGTGTGCGCGCACCTGGTTGGTTGCGCGCGAGCGAAAGGGATAG